From Dermochelys coriacea isolate rDerCor1 chromosome 8, rDerCor1.pri.v4, whole genome shotgun sequence, the proteins below share one genomic window:
- the KLF18 gene encoding Kruppel-like factor 18 — protein MAGAVREAALPPIASFASLLPEEEKRAPLLHPRFAAMEGGPAGIKREEDDLGKFVDLDFILAHTSSPQQAGPAYPLPDTPESCCTDGDCSYPPGNKFGAPYPDNRSYMAELLTADLPGHCELQRREYTELRVPGGLGHPAMVRPLPADHRAPQLAARIKKEQPEEQACMLGMAGECLGPGAMDHKPLLMPPHEQLYPPHPGFPQPRMGPPEEMGPAGECPLLGDLHPHLGTQHYPLPPQHYPAHFAAHGPAQFHGHFSVFREPLRAHPGLHGMLVTPPNSPVLDYFPAGAPPEDCKPKRGRRSWARKRTATHNCEFPGCGKTYTKSSHLKAHMRTHTGEKPYHCNWDGCGWKFARSDELTRHYRKHTGHRPFQCHLCERAFSRSDHLALHMKRHM, from the exons ATGGCCGGGGCCGTGCGGGAAGCTGCGCTGCCGCCCATCGCCTCCTTCGCCAGCCTGCTGCCCGAGGAGGAGAAGCGGGCACCGCTGCTCCAC CCCCGCTTCGCCGCCATGGAGGGCGGCCCCGCCGGGATCAAGAGGGAGGAGGACGACCTGGGCAAGTTCGTGGACTTGGATTTCATCCTGGCCCACACCAGCAGCCCGCAGCAGGCGGGCCCTGCCTACCCCCTTCCCGACACCCCGGAGAGCTGCTGCACCGACGGCGACTGCTCCTATCCGCCCGGCAACAAGTTCGGGGCCCCCTACCCCGACAACCGCAGCTACATGGCCGAGCTGCTCACCGCCGACCTGCCGGGCCACTGCGAGCTGCAGCGGCGGGAGTACACGGAGCTGCGAGTCCCGGGCGGGCTGGGCCACCCGGCCATGGTCCGGCCGCTGCCCGCTGACCACCGGGCGCCGCAGCTGGCGGCCCGGATCAAGAAGGAGCAGCCGGAGGAGCAGGCCTGTATGCTGGGCATGGCGGGCGAGTGCCTGGGGCCAGGCGCCATGGACCACAAGCCCCTCCTGATGCCCCCGCACGAGCAGCTCTACCCCCCACACCCGGGCTTCCCCCAACCTAGGATGGGCCCCCCCGAGGAGATGGGGCCGGCGGGggagtgccctctgctgggcgACCTGCACCCGCACCTGGGCACCCAGCACTACCCGCTGCCCCCGCAGCACTACCCGGCCCACTTCGCCGCCCACGGGCCGGCCCAGTTCCATGGACACTTCAGCGTGTTCCGGGAGCCGCTGAGGGCGCACCCCGGCCTGCACGGGATGCTGGTGACGCCCCCCAACTCGCCCGTGCTGGATTACTTCCCCGCCGGGGCGCCCCCCGAGGACTGCAAGCCCAAGCGGGGCCGGCGGTCCTGGGCCAGGAAGCGCACGGCCACCCACAACTGTGAATTCCCGGGCTGCGGCAAGACCTACACCAAGAGCTCGCACCTGAAGGCGCATATGCGGACACACACCG GGGAGAAGCCCTACCACTGCAACTGGGATGGCTGTGGCTGGAAGTTCGCCCGCTCAGATGAGCTGACCCGTCACTACCGCAAACACACTGGCCACCGGCCCTTCCAGTGCCACCTGTGCGAGCGGGCCTTCTCCAGGTCGGACCACCTGGCACTGCACATGAAGAGACACATGTAA